Below is a genomic region from Dehalococcoidia bacterium.
TCGACGAGGCGTACGCGGCCGAGGAGCGGCTGAAGGAGCTGCTGGTCAGCGCGGCGTTGATGTCATGAGTTGCATGGGGGAGGCAACATGAAGGCCGGCGAAGTCAAGTTTCAGGAACTACTGAACGGCAAGATCCAGTATCGTGTGCCGCTGTTCCAGCGAACCTACAGTTGGCAGGAGGAGAACTGGCAACGCCTCTGGGATGACATTCTGGAGATCTACGCGTTGGCCGCACCACGAAGCCACTTTATCGGTGCGATCGTTACTCAACCTCTGGAAGATTCCCCCGAGTACTCCACCAAGTTCATGCTCATCGATGGCCAGCAGCGTCTAACGACGCTGTTCTTAGTGCTCGCGGCAGTCAGAGACCGGGCAAAGAGCCATGGTCAGCCTGCCCTCGCAGAGGAAATCGACGACGACTGCCTTTTCAACAAGCAGGTCGTCATCGGCGACGCGGTGACGTACGACGTGCACTGGTACCCGTCGATGGGCCAGCTCTTCGGCAGCGATGCGTCGGAGTTTCCGCTGCCCACGCCCGACAGCCCGCCGCCGGCGCCATTCTGCCCGCCGGTGGCCATCATCCCTGTCGACCCGGCCACGCCACTGAGCCCGCCGCCCAACCTAGACGACATCACGCCGCAGAGTCCGCCGCGATCGTCGCCCGATCCATGGCCGCAGAGCCCGCCATCCGCGACAGGCGTGAACGCGCTGCAAGAAGTGCCGCTGAGCCCGCCGCCCGCCAGTCCGCCACCGGCTGATCTGCCGCTGAGCCCGCCGTCGCTGTCACCGCCCGCGAACCCGCCGCCAGGACAGCAGGTATGTGTGCCTGCCACAGGCGCTGGTTTGGCGCCGCCCGACACCGGCAGCGCCGGACTCAAGCACAGCGCGCCTACAGCCCACGCGAAAACTGACGACTGAAAACTGACGACTGAGGACTACCCGCTAATACAACGCCTGCGCGACGATCGCGTCGGCGATCTGTTCGTCGCTCATGCCGAGGATGTCTTTGCAGATCTGCTCGTTGTGCTGCCCGAGCATCGGCGCAGGCCCCTGCAGTTCGCCGGGCGTCTTCGACAGGCGGAACGGCGGGCCGTCGTAGGCGTTGTGGCCAGCTTCGGGGTGGTCGAGGTAGACGTAGTAGCCGCGCGCCTTCAGGTGCTCATCGCTCTCGAGCATGTCGCGCGCGTTCTGCACGACGCCCGCAGGCACCCCCTTCGACTGCAGCAGCGCCATCGCCTCTTCGGCCGTGCGGTCGCGCGTCCACTCGCCGATCTTCTGTTCGATCTCGTCCTCGCGCTGCTTGCGGCCGTCGAGCGTCGCAAGGGCGGCGTCCGTCGCCCACGTCGGCGCATCGATGGCGTCGACGAACGCGCGCCACTGCGCGTCGTCGAACACGCCGAGCGCGATCCAGCGCTCTTCGGGCTGGCCGTTCCACTCGTTGTCCTTGCAGCGGAAGGCGCCGTGCGGCGCGGCGTGCGTCAGGCGGTTGCCCTGGCGGCCCTGCACGCAGCCGTTGTTCGCGTAGTCCATGACGGCAGGCGCGAGCGGCGCCACCGACGATTCGATCTGCGCCAGTTCGATGCACTGGCCCTTGCCGGTCTTGCGTCGATAGCGCAGCGCCGCGAGGATCGCGACGAGCGTGTGGCCGGGATTGATCACGTAATCGGGATAGTTCGTGCCGAGGCCCATCGGCGCGCGATGCGGAAAGCCGCTGAGGTGGCTGTAGCCGGTGATCGGCCCGAGCACGGCGCCGAAGCCCATGAAGTACTTGTGCGGGCCATCGAAGCCCTGCATGGGCTGGTAGACGGCGACGACGTTCTCGTTGAGGGCGCGCACCTGCTCGTACCCCAGTTGCCACTTTTCGATGATGCGCGGCGTGTGATTGGTGATGAAGACATCGGCCCACGCGATCAGCCGGTGCGCCATGTCCATGCCGAGTTCGGTGTTGAGATTGAGGGTCAGGCCGAGTTTGCCGGCGTTGTAGTTATTGAAGTAGCCGCTGACGTTGAACGTGTTCTTGTCGGGCGGAAACGGCCCGACCAGCCGCAGGCCGTCGAGGTGGGCCTCCGATTCGACGCGCACGACGGTCGCGCCGAAAGCAGCGAGGTTGTTCGCGCAGATCGGCCCCGCCCCGAACCACGAGAAGTCGGCGACCTTCAGGCCAGACAGAGGCTGCTGCTTGTCGCTCACATTCGCTGCTCCCTGCCTAGACTGCGCCCTTCGCGCGCAGTTCATCGATCTGTTCGGTCGAATAGCCGGCTTCGAACAGCACGTCGATCGTGTGTTCGCCGGGGAGCGGCGGCCGCCGCCGGATCGCCCACGGCGTCTCCGACAGCCGGTACGGCGGGCCGGCGTACGCGACCGTCGCGCCGATCTCTTCGTGCTCGACCTTTTGCAGCCACTGGCGATGCTGTAACTGCGGGTTCTTCACCAGGTCCTCCGGCGTCGAGACGATGCCAAACATGAGACGCTGCTGCTGGCCTTCCTGGTACAGGTCCCACTTGCTCTTGCTCGCGCAGAACTTCGCGAACACTTCGTACAGGTGGGCCATGATCTTCAGCCGTTCCGGGAGCTTCTCCGGTTCGCGCACGAGCCCCGTGAGGAACGACAGGTTGAGATTGCCGATGAACTCGCGGTACGGCTCGTCGTTGAGGTCTTCCGCCATGCCTTCGCGCGTCATCCAGTCGAGCATCGCTGTCCATGGCGCGCCGCCGGGCGTGCCGAGATACGCGAACACCTGGCCATCGGTGCACTCATAGACGCCGATGCCGGGGATGTCGATGGGCAGCGCGCCGCGGGCGCCGGTGCGCGTGCGGATCGCCTTCATCATGTCGTACGTCTGCATGGCGGTCTCCTGGTTGATGGAGAGCGCTTCTTGCATCGAGACGTCGACGTGCTGGCCTTCGCCGCTGTTGTCGCGGTGTACGATCGCCATCAGCGTGCCGGCTGCCGCCTGGATCGCGGCGCCGATGTAGCCCTGGTTGCCGTACGGGCGGTTCGGCGGGTCTTCCTTGTCGCCGGCGAGCGTCATCATGCCGCTCATCGCGACGCCGACGATGTCGCACCATTTGTAGTGCGCGTGCGGGCCGTCCTGTCCGAAGGCGGTCACCGACGTCATGACGATGTCGGGCTTGATCGTCGAAAGGCGGCCGTAGCCGAGGCCGAGGGACTCCATGTAGCCCGGCTCGAACGTCTCGACCACGACATCGGCGCTGCGCACGAGCTTTTCGAAGACGGCGCGGCCTTCCGGCTTCGTGATGTCGAGCGTGATGCTGCGCTTGTTTGTGTTGAGGTTCCAGAAGTAGAGGCTGCGGTCCGGCGACGCGCGCTCGCCGAAGAACGGCCCGATCATGCGCATCGGATCGCCCCCCGGCGGTTCGATGCGCATGACGTCTGCGCCGAGGTCGGCGAGGAGCTTGGTGGCGTAGACGCCGATCTCGCCGGAGAGGTCGAGCACGCGGATGTCGTCGAGGGCGGCCGCAGTCATGCGTCACGCCTTCATCAGCTGCGCGAATTGTTCCTCAGTCAGCCCAGCTTTTCGAATCAATGCTTTCAATAGGCCTCTCTTCAATGCTTTCCCCGACTTTGGATATCGAAACAAGCTGACCGTTCGGCATCTTTACATTCATGTGCGAGCCCTTACCCTGCCGCGTAACGCCACCGCCGCGTTCGAAGGCTTTCACAGCGGTCTCTGGACGAACGTTCCGCAGTTCACGCACTACTTCAGGCCGCAGACGGCTCTGGAAGATGGACCGTCGCGATTACGATCTGTTCCTCGGGAATCGCTTGCCCGTCCTCCCGCAGCGCCTCGATGTGGGACGATATCGCGTCGCGAGCCTCGGCTAGAAGTTCGTCCAGCGTCTCTCCCTGAGTAAAGCAACCGGGAAGCGCCGGAACCTCCGCCCAGTACCCGCCTTCTTCAGCCGAATGAATAACGAGCAGGTACTCCATATTTATCTCCTAGACGCTCGCCTGCACGCGCTTGCTGAGCCCTTCTGACATGATCTGCGCGGCTTCGCGCACCATGTCCTGCAGGATCTCCTTCGCGGGACGCATTTCGTGCAGCATGCCGGAGATCTGGCCGGCGGGGTTCATCAGCAGTTCGAGCTTGTTGGCCTCGCGCGCACCCGACATGATTTCGCCGGAGATGATGCCCTGCATGCCCATGGGCAGCGCGTCGAGCTTCTGCGACTCCCAGTACTCGATCAGCGGATTGTTGATGTTGCGCATGGTCTTGCCGCTGTAGAGCCGCGTCACGCGCGTGTCCTCTTCCGTCGCGTCGATGATGCGCTGCTTGAGCAGTTCCGGCCACGATGCCTCGCGCGATACGAGGAATGCCGTGCCCACCCAGACGCCGTCCGCGCCCATCGCGAGGGCGCCGGCGATGCCGCGGCCGTCGCCGATGCCGCCGGCGGCGCAGACGGGCGTCGGCGCGACGGCGTCGATCACCTGCGGCAGCAGCGCCATCGTGCCGATGCGGCCGGTGTGGCCGCCGGCCTCCGTGCCCTGCGCAACGACGACGTCGGTGCCGCCATCGGCGACGCGTCGCGCATTCTTGACGTTGCCGACGAGCGCGATCACCTTCGAGCCGTTCGCGTGGAAGGCTTCGACGTACGGGGCGGGGTTACCGAGCCCGGCGGCGAAGACCGGCACCTTCAGTTCGAGAATGGCATCGACCTGGCTCTTCGAGAAGTTGCCGCCGAAGCCGACGCGGCGGATGCCCGCGCCCATCTCTTCCTGCGGGTCCTTCTTCGGCGGCAGCGCAAACTCCTTCTCCGCACTCTCGATGAACGCGCGGTACGGCGGCGGCAGCACGTCGCGCAGGTTCGCGGGGATTTTCGGCGCTTCTCGCTGCTCGCCGTTCGGCGGCGCTTGCTGCGGCGCGGCGACGCCGGACGGCAGCAGGATGTCGACGCCGAACGGCTTCGACGTGAGGTCGCGGATGCGGCGCACCTGGCGCTCGATCTCGTCGGCGGGCATAGTGGCGGCGCCGACGATGCCGAGGCCGCCGGCTTCGGAGACGGCGGCGACGAGTTCGGCCGTCGAGACGCCGCCCATGCCCGCAAGGATCACCGGGTACTCGATGTCGAGGATGTCGCAGAGACGCGTGCGCAGGACGGGCCGGCCCATGTTCACCTCAT
It encodes:
- a CDS encoding DUF262 domain-containing protein, translating into MKAGEVKFQELLNGKIQYRVPLFQRTYSWQEENWQRLWDDILEIYALAAPRSHFIGAIVTQPLEDSPEYSTKFMLIDGQQRLTTLFLVLAAVRDRAKSHGQPALAEEIDDDCLFNKQVVIGDAVTYDVHWYPSMGQLFGSDASEFPLPTPDSPPPAPFCPPVAIIPVDPATPLSPPPNLDDITPQSPPRSSPDPWPQSPPSATGVNALQEVPLSPPPASPPPADLPLSPPSLSPPANPPPGQQVCVPATGAGLAPPDTGSAGLKHSAPTAHAKTDD
- a CDS encoding CoA transferase, translating into MSDKQQPLSGLKVADFSWFGAGPICANNLAAFGATVVRVESEAHLDGLRLVGPFPPDKNTFNVSGYFNNYNAGKLGLTLNLNTELGMDMAHRLIAWADVFITNHTPRIIEKWQLGYEQVRALNENVVAVYQPMQGFDGPHKYFMGFGAVLGPITGYSHLSGFPHRAPMGLGTNYPDYVINPGHTLVAILAALRYRRKTGKGQCIELAQIESSVAPLAPAVMDYANNGCVQGRQGNRLTHAAPHGAFRCKDNEWNGQPEERWIALGVFDDAQWRAFVDAIDAPTWATDAALATLDGRKQREDEIEQKIGEWTRDRTAEEAMALLQSKGVPAGVVQNARDMLESDEHLKARGYYVYLDHPEAGHNAYDGPPFRLSKTPGELQGPAPMLGQHNEQICKDILGMSDEQIADAIVAQALY
- a CDS encoding CoA transferase, whose protein sequence is MTAAALDDIRVLDLSGEIGVYATKLLADLGADVMRIEPPGGDPMRMIGPFFGERASPDRSLYFWNLNTNKRSITLDITKPEGRAVFEKLVRSADVVVETFEPGYMESLGLGYGRLSTIKPDIVMTSVTAFGQDGPHAHYKWCDIVGVAMSGMMTLAGDKEDPPNRPYGNQGYIGAAIQAAAGTLMAIVHRDNSGEGQHVDVSMQEALSINQETAMQTYDMMKAIRTRTGARGALPIDIPGIGVYECTDGQVFAYLGTPGGAPWTAMLDWMTREGMAEDLNDEPYREFIGNLNLSFLTGLVREPEKLPERLKIMAHLYEVFAKFCASKSKWDLYQEGQQQRLMFGIVSTPEDLVKNPQLQHRQWLQKVEHEEIGATVAYAGPPYRLSETPWAIRRRPPLPGEHTIDVLFEAGYSTEQIDELRAKGAV
- a CDS encoding type II toxin-antitoxin system HicB family antitoxin; translated protein: MEYLLVIHSAEEGGYWAEVPALPGCFTQGETLDELLAEARDAISSHIEALREDGQAIPEEQIVIATVHLPEPSAA
- a CDS encoding nitronate monooxygenase; this translates as MGRPVLRTRLCDILDIEYPVILAGMGGVSTAELVAAVSEAGGLGIVGAATMPADEIERQVRRIRDLTSKPFGVDILLPSGVAAPQQAPPNGEQREAPKIPANLRDVLPPPYRAFIESAEKEFALPPKKDPQEEMGAGIRRVGFGGNFSKSQVDAILELKVPVFAAGLGNPAPYVEAFHANGSKVIALVGNVKNARRVADGGTDVVVAQGTEAGGHTGRIGTMALLPQVIDAVAPTPVCAAGGIGDGRGIAGALAMGADGVWVGTAFLVSREASWPELLKQRIIDATEEDTRVTRLYSGKTMRNINNPLIEYWESQKLDALPMGMQGIISGEIMSGAREANKLELLMNPAGQISGMLHEMRPAKEILQDMVREAAQIMSEGLSKRVQASV